A single Anatilimnocola floriformis DNA region contains:
- a CDS encoding WD40 repeat domain-containing protein, producing the protein MPPEKLKLAKDMGSKEVFLSLARVKDSSRLFLGASDGKVYDIDLAAEKPEFKSWEGHGPYVTGLALAGETLVSGGYDCKLIWRNITNGGVIRTVDNAHARWIRKLAVSPDGNQCASVADDMVCRVWEVESGKLVHELKGHETLTPNNFPSMLYTVAYSPNGQHLATADRVGQVCVWEASTGSKVQTLQAPGLYTWDPKQRIHSIGGARSVAFSPNGETIVVGGIGHIGNIDHLDGPSRVEAFAWQKGEKLHEFLGDAKGLVEFFAFGPDSKWFIGVGGDNGGLIQIYDLEAKKVTKSEKSPMHVHACVLNETADKLFACGHGRVGVWELS; encoded by the coding sequence ATGCCACCCGAAAAACTCAAACTCGCGAAAGATATGGGCAGCAAGGAAGTCTTCCTGTCGCTGGCCCGCGTCAAGGATTCCAGCCGATTGTTTCTCGGCGCGTCGGATGGCAAGGTCTACGACATCGACCTCGCCGCTGAGAAGCCGGAATTCAAGTCCTGGGAAGGCCATGGCCCGTATGTGACGGGGCTTGCGCTGGCAGGCGAGACATTGGTGTCCGGCGGTTACGACTGCAAATTGATTTGGCGGAACATCACGAACGGCGGAGTCATTCGCACCGTCGACAACGCTCACGCGCGCTGGATCCGCAAGCTTGCTGTTTCGCCGGACGGCAATCAGTGCGCGAGTGTGGCCGATGACATGGTCTGCCGCGTTTGGGAAGTCGAATCGGGCAAGCTCGTGCATGAGCTGAAGGGCCACGAGACACTCACGCCAAACAACTTTCCTTCGATGCTGTACACCGTCGCTTACTCGCCGAACGGCCAGCATTTGGCGACTGCCGATCGCGTCGGCCAGGTCTGCGTGTGGGAGGCGAGCACCGGCAGCAAAGTACAAACGTTGCAAGCGCCGGGGCTTTATACCTGGGATCCCAAGCAGCGGATTCACTCGATCGGCGGCGCGCGGAGCGTGGCGTTTTCACCGAACGGCGAAACCATCGTCGTCGGCGGCATAGGCCACATCGGCAATATCGATCATCTCGACGGCCCCTCGCGCGTCGAAGCCTTTGCCTGGCAGAAGGGCGAAAAACTGCACGAGTTCCTCGGCGACGCCAAAGGGCTCGTCGAGTTCTTCGCCTTCGGCCCGGATAGCAAATGGTTCATCGGCGTCGGCGGCGACAACGGCGGCTTGATCCAGATTTATGATCTTGAAGCGAAAAAAGTCACGAAGAGCGAGAAGTCCCCGATGCACGTTCACGCTTGCGTGCTGAACGAAACGGCCGACAAGCTGTTTGCTTGTGGGCACGGCAGAGTCGGGGTGTGGGAACTATCGTAG
- a CDS encoding PhoH family protein codes for MTDSPAVPKLFVLDTNVILHDSGCIQNFEENDIAIPITVLEELDHFKRGNEAINFQARDFLRSIDELTGDNLLTAQGTSLGPGLGTIRVILGSEIDPRVKAAFAADTPDHRILNCALLLQKREPNRRVILVTKDTNLRMKAKGLDLLAQDYTTDKVESFDKLYTGKRVIEDAPSEVISQFYNERGLVPLESVPQITHPLPNENFILRNGSKSVLCTYRHADQMLVRVEKLNTYGIVPRNAEQAFALRMLTDDSIKLVTLAGTAGTGKTLLALAAALECRQKYRQILLARPVVPLSNRDLGFLPGDVDAKLDPYMQPLYDNLTVIRHQFNDQDAAAQRINEMRESEKLLVTPLAYIRGRSLQRIFFIIDEAQNLTPHEVKTIITRAGEGTKIVLTGDIRQIDQPYLDALSNGLSYLIHRMMGQPIYGHVTLEKGERSALADLASELL; via the coding sequence ATGACCGATTCTCCGGCTGTCCCCAAACTATTCGTGCTCGACACGAATGTGATTCTGCACGACAGCGGCTGCATTCAAAATTTCGAGGAAAACGACATCGCGATTCCGATCACGGTGCTCGAAGAACTCGATCACTTCAAACGTGGCAACGAAGCCATCAACTTCCAAGCCCGCGACTTTCTTCGCTCGATCGACGAGCTGACTGGCGACAATCTGCTCACTGCCCAGGGGACTTCGCTTGGCCCCGGCCTCGGTACGATTCGCGTCATCCTGGGGAGCGAAATCGATCCACGTGTCAAAGCTGCCTTTGCCGCCGATACGCCCGATCATCGCATTTTGAACTGCGCCCTGCTGCTGCAAAAACGCGAGCCGAATCGCCGAGTGATTTTGGTGACGAAGGACACCAACTTGCGGATGAAGGCCAAGGGCTTGGATCTGCTGGCGCAAGATTACACGACCGACAAGGTCGAGAGCTTTGACAAGCTTTACACAGGCAAGCGGGTGATCGAAGACGCGCCGAGCGAAGTGATTTCGCAGTTCTACAACGAGCGCGGGCTTGTGCCGCTCGAGAGCGTGCCGCAAATCACGCATCCGCTGCCGAACGAGAATTTCATCCTCCGCAATGGCAGCAAAAGCGTGCTCTGTACTTATCGCCATGCCGATCAAATGCTGGTGCGCGTCGAAAAGCTCAACACCTACGGCATCGTGCCGCGCAACGCGGAGCAGGCCTTTGCCCTGCGGATGCTGACTGACGATAGTATCAAACTTGTCACGCTCGCCGGCACGGCGGGAACCGGCAAGACGCTACTCGCACTCGCTGCCGCTCTAGAATGTCGGCAAAAGTATCGGCAGATCCTACTCGCCCGCCCAGTCGTGCCGCTGAGCAATCGCGACCTCGGCTTTTTACCCGGCGACGTCGACGCCAAGCTCGATCCGTATATGCAACCGCTGTATGACAATCTCACGGTCATCCGGCACCAGTTCAACGATCAGGACGCCGCTGCTCAGCGCATCAACGAAATGCGTGAAAGCGAAAAACTGCTCGTCACGCCGCTGGCTTACATTCGTGGCCGCAGCCTGCAGCGAATTTTCTTCATCATCGATGAAGCTCAGAACCTCACGCCGCACGAAGTGAAAACCATCATCACGCGGGCCGGCGAAGGAACCAAGATCGTCCTCACTGGCGACATCCGGCAAATCGATCAGCCGTACCTCGATGCTTTGTCAAACGGCCTGAGCTATCTCATCCACCGCATGATGGGCCAGCCGATCTACGGCCATGTGACGCTAGAAAAAGGCGAGCGCTCGGCGCTGGCCGATCTGGCGAGTGAACTCTTGTAG
- a CDS encoding carbon-nitrogen hydrolase, whose protein sequence is MSPHLLSHIPGAMSYTYKNSRVVNVAVVQMTCTEAKEPNVEKALAKIAEAAAKGANVICLQELFAGHYFCQTEDHAKFDQAESIPGPTSDAIQQAAKKHGVVVIASLFERRAPGLYHNTAVIFDADGTQLGLYRKMHIPDDPLFYEKFYFTPGDLGFRSFQTKFGRVGVCVCWDQWYPEAARLTALSGAEIMFYPTAIGWLPEEKEVFGASQHNAWETMMRSHAIANGVFVAAPNRVGLEGALQFWGGSFVSDPNGNLLAKAKHEGEEILVVPCDLGLIDVVRTHWPFLRDRRIDAYGDLTKRYLDSAQ, encoded by the coding sequence TTGTCTCCGCATCTCCTTTCTCACATTCCCGGTGCAATGTCGTACACCTACAAAAACTCCCGCGTCGTCAACGTCGCCGTCGTGCAGATGACCTGCACCGAGGCCAAGGAACCGAACGTCGAGAAGGCTCTCGCGAAAATCGCTGAGGCCGCGGCGAAAGGGGCAAACGTCATCTGTTTGCAGGAGTTGTTTGCCGGTCACTACTTCTGCCAGACCGAAGACCACGCCAAGTTCGATCAGGCCGAGTCCATTCCCGGCCCCACCAGCGACGCGATTCAACAGGCTGCGAAGAAGCATGGCGTCGTCGTCATTGCTTCGCTCTTTGAGCGACGAGCACCCGGTTTGTATCACAACACGGCGGTCATCTTCGATGCCGACGGCACGCAGCTCGGGTTGTATCGCAAGATGCACATCCCGGACGATCCGTTGTTCTACGAGAAGTTTTACTTCACGCCCGGTGACCTCGGCTTCCGCAGCTTTCAAACGAAGTTCGGCAGGGTCGGCGTGTGTGTGTGCTGGGATCAGTGGTACCCTGAAGCCGCTCGCCTGACCGCACTCTCTGGCGCCGAGATCATGTTCTATCCTACGGCCATCGGCTGGCTGCCGGAAGAGAAGGAAGTCTTCGGCGCGAGCCAGCATAACGCCTGGGAAACGATGATGCGCAGCCATGCGATCGCCAACGGCGTGTTCGTCGCGGCGCCAAATCGCGTCGGCCTCGAAGGTGCGTTGCAGTTCTGGGGCGGTTCGTTCGTTAGCGATCCCAACGGCAACCTGCTGGCGAAAGCCAAGCACGAAGGAGAAGAGATTCTCGTCGTGCCCTGCGATCTTGGGCTCATCGACGTCGTCCGCACACACTGGCCGTTCCTCCGCGATCGGAGGATTGATGCCTATGGCGATTTGACGAAGCGTTATCTCGATTCGGCCCAGTAA
- a CDS encoding agmatine deiminase family protein: MLTPQQLGYRWPAEWERQASVWLSWPRNPATWPGHFKPVPAEFAQLVRTIAQFEPVNILAGGKEILAHAKSLVGELKNVTLHDIETNDAWCRDHGPIFLTSTTAARLQPALVDWEYNAWGGKYPPFDKDNLVPQTIGKLQYRRVFSPGIILEGGAIEGNGAGCLLTTESCLLNPNRNPHLSREQVEKYLADYLAIKKVLWIQGGEMAGDDTDGHIDQIARFVNPRTIVVCVCDDPSDENYGPTQQNLAEVQQLTDQDDRPFEVARLPLPRPLFVDEQRLPAGYGNFLIVNDAVIVPQFGDPADEQAIGILQDLMPNHKVVGSPSLNLVWGLGSFHCLSQQEPLAHL, from the coding sequence ATGCTCACACCACAGCAACTCGGTTATCGCTGGCCCGCGGAGTGGGAACGGCAAGCTTCGGTCTGGCTCAGCTGGCCGCGAAATCCGGCGACCTGGCCTGGTCACTTTAAACCCGTGCCGGCCGAGTTCGCACAGCTGGTGCGGACCATTGCGCAATTCGAGCCGGTAAATATTCTCGCCGGCGGCAAAGAGATTCTCGCGCACGCCAAATCGCTCGTCGGCGAGTTGAAAAACGTCACGCTGCATGACATCGAAACCAACGATGCCTGGTGTCGCGACCACGGTCCGATCTTTTTAACCAGCACGACGGCAGCGCGCTTGCAGCCGGCGCTCGTCGATTGGGAATACAACGCCTGGGGCGGCAAGTATCCGCCCTTCGACAAAGACAACCTGGTGCCGCAAACGATCGGAAAGCTGCAATATCGCCGCGTCTTTTCGCCGGGGATCATCCTCGAAGGTGGCGCCATCGAAGGAAACGGCGCGGGCTGTTTGCTGACGACCGAGTCGTGCTTGTTGAACCCCAATCGCAATCCACACTTGTCGCGCGAGCAGGTAGAAAAATATCTCGCCGATTATCTGGCGATCAAAAAAGTGCTGTGGATCCAAGGTGGAGAAATGGCCGGCGATGATACCGACGGCCACATCGATCAGATCGCCCGGTTCGTGAATCCGCGCACGATCGTCGTCTGCGTGTGTGACGACCCCAGCGACGAAAACTACGGCCCAACCCAGCAAAACCTGGCAGAAGTCCAGCAGCTGACCGATCAAGACGATCGACCGTTCGAAGTCGCTCGTCTGCCGCTCCCGCGCCCGTTGTTTGTCGATGAACAACGCCTGCCGGCCGGCTATGGCAATTTCTTAATCGTTAACGACGCCGTGATCGTGCCGCAATTCGGCGATCCCGCCGATGAACAAGCGATTGGCATCCTGCAAGACTTAATGCCGAATCACAAAGTCGTCGGCAGCCCTTCGCTCAACTTGGTCTGGGGCCTCGGCTCGTTTCACTGCTTATCGCAACAAGAGCCGCTGGCGCACTTGTAG
- a CDS encoding acetylserotonin O-methyltransferase: MNGNPVLALKQMITGYWTSQSIYVAAKLELADKLAAGAKSAAELATETKTNAGALFRLLRALASVGVFTQQADGKFSNSPLSEPLQKSAADSQWAMAVMMGEEHYAAWGELLYSIQTGQGSFRKVFGEGVFDFLGKHPEQAKVFDAAMTSIHGAETRLMIDAYDFADCHTLCDVGGGNGNTIAEVLKRQPKLQGVLFDLPHVVERAKANLQQAGVGDRCQFVGGSFFEQVNVQADVIMMRHIIHDWDDEKCVTILKNCRAALKRGGKVVVVESVVPTGNEPGFVKWLDLTMLTIPEGKERTADEYRELFAGAGLKLNRIVHTAGELDVLEAVPA; encoded by the coding sequence ATGAACGGCAACCCCGTCCTCGCTCTCAAGCAAATGATCACTGGCTATTGGACTTCGCAGTCGATCTACGTCGCTGCGAAACTCGAATTAGCTGACAAGCTCGCCGCCGGTGCGAAATCCGCTGCGGAACTCGCAACCGAAACGAAGACAAACGCTGGCGCGCTCTTTCGCTTGCTGCGGGCCTTGGCGAGCGTGGGCGTCTTCACGCAGCAAGCCGATGGCAAGTTTTCCAATTCGCCGTTGAGCGAACCGCTGCAGAAATCGGCTGCCGATTCGCAGTGGGCGATGGCCGTGATGATGGGCGAAGAGCACTACGCGGCGTGGGGCGAATTGCTCTATAGCATTCAAACTGGCCAGGGGAGTTTTCGCAAAGTCTTCGGCGAAGGCGTGTTCGATTTTCTCGGCAAGCATCCGGAACAAGCCAAGGTGTTCGATGCCGCGATGACGAGCATTCACGGTGCCGAGACGCGGCTGATGATCGATGCCTACGACTTTGCCGATTGCCACACGCTATGCGATGTCGGTGGCGGCAATGGCAACACGATTGCTGAGGTGTTGAAACGCCAGCCGAAGTTGCAAGGCGTGCTGTTTGATTTGCCGCATGTCGTCGAACGGGCGAAAGCAAATCTGCAGCAAGCCGGCGTCGGCGATCGCTGTCAGTTCGTGGGGGGCAGCTTCTTCGAGCAGGTCAATGTGCAAGCCGATGTCATCATGATGCGGCACATCATTCACGATTGGGATGATGAGAAGTGCGTTACCATCCTCAAGAATTGCCGCGCGGCTTTGAAGCGTGGCGGCAAGGTCGTCGTGGTCGAAAGCGTGGTTCCCACCGGCAATGAACCGGGCTTCGTAAAGTGGCTCGATCTCACCATGCTCACGATTCCCGAAGGGAAAGAACGGACGGCCGATGAATATCGCGAACTCTTCGCCGGGGCAGGACTGAAGCTCAACCGCATCGTGCACACTGCGGGCGAGCTTGACGTGCTCGAAGCCGTGCCGGCCTAA
- a CDS encoding DUF1571 domain-containing protein, with protein MADNSLPRGLNARRMFLQALGFSSLSAALAIAQEGELKEPVFRVAKNPEGAAAGIAVPLDSHPLDPALKIAQDTLVNIQRDVVDYTTLIVKRERVNGKLGVHEFMEAKVRNRKIVDGKLTAPLSVYLKFVKPDSAKGREAIWVEGKNNNKMRAHEGGPTGGFLPTVWLDPNGILAMRGQLHPISDIGIENLVLKLLERGARERKHAECEVEFKPGAKINGRVCTVLQVRHPVPRPHFEFHIAQIFIDDETKLPVRYAAYHWPTDAADKLGPVLEEYTYLDIKLNPGLTDADFDPENPNYKF; from the coding sequence ATGGCTGACAACTCGCTCCCTCGTGGGCTGAATGCCCGGCGGATGTTTTTGCAAGCTCTGGGCTTCAGCAGCTTGAGTGCTGCCCTGGCCATCGCGCAAGAAGGGGAGCTCAAAGAGCCCGTCTTCCGCGTTGCCAAGAATCCCGAAGGGGCTGCTGCCGGCATCGCCGTGCCCCTCGATTCCCACCCGCTCGATCCGGCCCTGAAAATCGCCCAAGACACGCTGGTCAACATTCAGCGCGACGTGGTCGACTACACCACGCTGATCGTTAAGCGCGAACGGGTGAACGGCAAGCTCGGCGTTCATGAATTCATGGAAGCCAAGGTCCGCAACCGCAAGATCGTCGACGGCAAACTCACCGCGCCCCTCTCGGTTTATCTGAAGTTCGTCAAACCGGACTCGGCCAAGGGTCGCGAAGCGATTTGGGTCGAAGGCAAAAACAACAACAAGATGCGAGCCCACGAAGGCGGCCCGACGGGCGGCTTCCTGCCGACGGTGTGGCTCGACCCCAACGGCATCCTCGCGATGCGTGGCCAGTTGCACCCGATCAGCGACATCGGCATCGAGAACCTGGTTCTCAAACTGCTCGAACGTGGCGCCCGCGAACGAAAGCACGCCGAGTGCGAAGTCGAATTCAAACCCGGCGCAAAGATCAACGGACGCGTCTGCACCGTGCTGCAAGTCCGCCATCCGGTGCCCCGGCCGCACTTCGAATTCCACATCGCGCAGATCTTTATCGACGACGAAACGAAGCTGCCGGTTCGCTACGCGGCCTACCACTGGCCGACCGACGCTGCTGACAAGCTGGGTCCGGTGCTCGAGGAATACACCTACCTCGATATCAAGCTGAATCCCGGCCTGACCGATGCGGACTTTGATCCGGAAAATCCGAACTACAAGTTCTAA
- a CDS encoding DUF1553 domain-containing protein yields MPFAKQHAFPILWTPLVGAILVGVWIGTAAAQKRAPQNDTDDLPMSSAGAYAELVADDEPVAWWRFQQAKGGAEGAWQQPAVADKLEVGPVTAVGKVTATDAGPRPPVFPLFASDNTAAKFDGKSYLKFADPGDNSPFDFANGDSITLEAWVSPGKLADGAQVYLIGKGRTGNAGVAKDNQNWGLRIAGAGGQAKISFLFRGATNKTQDDWHRWNSSASFGTGWHHLAVTYKFGEPKSIRGYIDGKATSGDWDYGGATAEAPVVDNDEIWLGSASGGNAANSYTGLLDEVAIYRTALSAERITARWKAVMPEGYVTKQPIPKNQALVEVFEGLPDDWTWNFSYPQPSERWTHDRLALSAIPQKYGEHGTRIDRGSPHVLWLTMDTELPSGDQRVLLRSRHAAKLYLDGKLIAENPFPSGKTDGHNDWVPVQSKVSKNIRALQPGDQEKLVELKIAPGNHRLKLEVFVAGKKRRPELGETCVAIAAKGSDDFRIVSPRESFPLQDDAWLAFEDQQRAQLLATNQKRRAAASADYTKYWQQRHSYAQRIAEKDQPASAQSIDQFINARLQSENIKPTQLIDDAAFVRRIYLDVIGVGPTADAVQKFLNDKSADKRQKLIDQLLAQPGWADNWMGYWQDVLAENPNIVNPTLNNTGPFRFWLYESLLDNKPFDRMATDLILMDGSPRYGGPGGFAVATENDAPLAAKSHVLAKALLGIELNCARCHDAPFHPFKQEQLFNLAAMLGRGTQQLPKTSTIPGGAGALKSDIVKITLKPGDKIKPNWPFAGELKFDVPAELVRKSGDTREELALRITLPQNERMAEVLVNRLWQRYLGRGIVEAVDDWEQGKPSHPELLAYLAREFTAHGYDLKYIARLIFNSQAYQRETSSDPKLTKSFAAPERRRLSAEQILDSLFAAAGKRLHSEELNVDVDGSRLETASISLGLPERAWQFTSLSNERDRPSLSLPSAQPMLNVLEAFGWRASRQDPLTLREKEPTVLQPAVVANGTATKRITQFSEDSEFTLAAVRCKSPADFTQHLYLQILGREPTTREAELGSKLLNPGFDDRLTGARPGPMPTQPKRDGVSWSNHLHPQANEVRLQRQVEVERGDAPTTLLTADWRMRAEDLVWAIINSPEFVFLP; encoded by the coding sequence ATGCCGTTCGCGAAGCAGCACGCATTTCCAATTCTTTGGACGCCGCTCGTCGGGGCCATTCTCGTTGGCGTTTGGATCGGGACTGCTGCCGCCCAAAAGCGCGCTCCGCAGAACGATACCGACGATCTGCCGATGTCCTCTGCCGGCGCGTACGCCGAACTCGTAGCCGATGACGAACCGGTGGCTTGGTGGCGATTTCAACAAGCCAAGGGAGGGGCCGAAGGAGCCTGGCAACAACCGGCCGTTGCCGACAAACTCGAGGTCGGCCCGGTCACCGCCGTCGGCAAAGTCACTGCGACAGATGCTGGTCCACGGCCGCCCGTTTTTCCCCTCTTCGCCAGCGACAACACCGCAGCCAAGTTTGATGGGAAGAGCTATCTAAAATTTGCCGATCCTGGCGACAACAGCCCGTTCGATTTTGCCAACGGCGATTCGATCACGCTCGAGGCTTGGGTGAGCCCTGGCAAGCTCGCCGACGGCGCGCAGGTTTATCTGATCGGCAAGGGGCGCACCGGCAACGCGGGTGTCGCCAAGGACAATCAAAACTGGGGGCTGCGAATTGCCGGCGCGGGCGGCCAGGCCAAGATCAGCTTTCTCTTTCGCGGCGCGACCAACAAAACACAAGACGACTGGCATCGCTGGAATTCTTCGGCGAGCTTCGGCACGGGGTGGCATCATCTGGCCGTGACTTACAAATTCGGCGAGCCGAAATCGATCCGCGGTTACATCGACGGCAAAGCGACTAGCGGCGATTGGGATTACGGCGGAGCAACTGCCGAAGCGCCGGTCGTCGACAACGACGAGATCTGGCTCGGCAGTGCCAGCGGCGGCAACGCGGCGAACAGTTACACCGGCCTGCTCGATGAAGTGGCTATATATCGCACGGCGCTGTCGGCTGAGCGAATCACGGCTCGCTGGAAAGCGGTCATGCCGGAAGGGTACGTCACGAAGCAGCCGATTCCGAAGAATCAGGCTTTGGTCGAAGTCTTCGAAGGCTTGCCCGACGATTGGACTTGGAATTTCTCTTACCCGCAGCCCAGCGAACGCTGGACGCACGATCGCCTGGCGCTATCGGCGATTCCACAAAAGTACGGCGAACACGGCACGCGCATCGATCGTGGCAGCCCGCACGTTTTGTGGCTGACGATGGATACGGAATTGCCCAGCGGCGATCAGCGCGTGCTGCTCCGCTCGCGGCACGCGGCGAAGTTGTATCTCGATGGCAAGCTGATCGCCGAGAACCCGTTTCCATCGGGCAAGACGGATGGCCACAACGATTGGGTGCCGGTGCAGAGCAAGGTCTCGAAGAACATCCGCGCGCTGCAGCCGGGCGATCAAGAGAAACTGGTCGAACTGAAAATTGCTCCTGGCAATCATCGGTTGAAACTGGAAGTCTTTGTCGCCGGTAAGAAGCGTCGGCCTGAGTTGGGCGAGACCTGCGTCGCGATTGCGGCCAAGGGGAGCGATGATTTTCGGATTGTCAGCCCGCGCGAATCATTCCCGCTGCAAGACGATGCCTGGCTCGCCTTCGAAGATCAGCAGCGGGCCCAGTTGCTCGCGACCAATCAAAAACGCCGCGCTGCCGCGAGTGCGGATTACACCAAGTACTGGCAACAGCGGCACTCTTATGCTCAGCGAATTGCGGAGAAAGATCAGCCGGCCAGCGCACAGTCGATCGATCAGTTCATCAACGCGCGTCTGCAATCAGAAAATATCAAGCCGACCCAACTGATCGACGATGCAGCGTTCGTGCGACGGATTTATCTCGACGTGATCGGCGTTGGGCCGACGGCTGACGCGGTACAAAAATTCTTGAACGACAAGTCAGCCGACAAGCGGCAGAAGCTCATCGATCAGTTGCTCGCGCAGCCCGGTTGGGCCGACAACTGGATGGGTTACTGGCAGGATGTGCTCGCCGAAAATCCGAACATCGTTAATCCCACGCTCAACAACACCGGACCTTTTCGCTTCTGGTTGTATGAGTCGCTCCTCGACAATAAACCGTTCGATCGAATGGCGACGGACCTGATCCTGATGGACGGCAGCCCGCGCTACGGCGGCCCGGGCGGCTTTGCCGTGGCGACCGAGAACGACGCGCCGCTGGCCGCGAAATCGCATGTGCTCGCCAAAGCACTTCTCGGCATCGAACTCAACTGTGCTCGTTGCCACGACGCCCCGTTTCATCCCTTCAAACAAGAACAGCTCTTCAACCTGGCCGCCATGCTCGGCCGCGGCACGCAGCAGTTGCCGAAGACGAGCACGATTCCCGGCGGCGCTGGCGCCCTGAAGTCCGACATCGTCAAAATCACTCTCAAGCCCGGCGACAAGATCAAGCCGAACTGGCCGTTTGCTGGCGAGTTGAAATTCGATGTCCCCGCAGAGCTCGTGCGCAAATCGGGCGATACTCGCGAAGAGTTGGCCCTGCGAATCACGCTGCCGCAAAACGAACGGATGGCCGAGGTCCTCGTCAATCGCCTGTGGCAACGTTACCTGGGCCGCGGAATTGTCGAAGCGGTCGACGATTGGGAACAAGGCAAGCCGTCGCATCCCGAACTGCTCGCGTACCTCGCTCGCGAATTCACAGCGCACGGTTACGACCTGAAGTACATCGCGCGACTCATTTTCAACTCGCAGGCCTATCAGCGCGAAACGTCGAGCGATCCGAAGCTGACGAAATCTTTCGCCGCGCCCGAGCGGCGACGACTTAGCGCGGAACAGATTCTCGATTCGCTCTTTGCCGCGGCGGGCAAGCGACTCCACAGTGAAGAACTCAACGTCGACGTCGACGGCAGCCGCCTGGAGACGGCATCGATCAGCTTGGGCCTGCCGGAGCGAGCCTGGCAGTTCACGTCGCTCTCGAACGAGCGCGATCGGCCGAGCTTGTCGCTCCCCTCCGCGCAGCCGATGCTCAACGTCCTCGAAGCCTTCGGCTGGCGGGCTTCGCGGCAGGATCCACTCACGCTGCGCGAAAAAGAGCCGACCGTGCTCCAACCCGCCGTCGTCGCCAACGGCACGGCAACGAAACGGATCACGCAATTCTCGGAGGACAGCGAATTCACGCTCGCGGCGGTTCGTTGCAAGTCACCGGCGGACTTCACCCAACATCTTTACTTGCAAATCCTCGGCCGCGAACCGACAACGCGCGAAGCAGAACTTGGCAGTAAGTTACTGAACCCAGGTTTTGACGATCGCCTCACCGGCGCGCGCCCCGGACCGATGCCGACGCAACCGAAGCGCGACGGCGTTTCCTGGTCGAATCACCTGCATCCGCAAGCCAACGAAGTTCGCCTGCAACGACAAGTGGAAGTCGAGCGAGGCGACGCGCCGACGACGCTCCTCACCGCCGATTGGCGAATGCGGGCTGAAGATCTGGTATGGGCGATCATCAATTCGCCTGAGTTTGTGTTCCTGCCTTAA